One Aphelocoma coerulescens isolate FSJ_1873_10779 chromosome 6, UR_Acoe_1.0, whole genome shotgun sequence DNA window includes the following coding sequences:
- the PDCD11 gene encoding protein RRP5 homolog isoform X2 produces MLVRGQRVQVKACVLSVHPTSRAVRLTLRPPFLHPGGAPRQLPGQRMGAVLEEATVKAFYKQFGAVFELDDGTLAFARLKHLSKTRKSFKPGAFKEGCKHKCRIIDYSLMDEMCVVSLKHQIIEARFLQYQDIHTGDVVQGKVLSLKPIGMQVKVADGIRGLVPSLHLSDVILKQPEKKYNIGDEVKCRVLECNPEGKKLILTLKKSLVQSKLPVLSNYEDAKPGLITHGFVVCAREFGCIVKFYNDVKGLVPKNELGSDPISCPDKVFYEGQVLKVMVLKCEPQQERLLLSFRLSSKPGPEGKWKCTPKEKQEVKYQIGEIVDVKILKKKDNGLEVSILEDEDNVVAWIPTLHLSDFVATSKLLWHCLQEGDVLPRVMYLSDKGEHIILSRKSAVISAVQEEQVVRSFSEIQPGMLLTGYVRNVMPFGVFVEFPFGVTGLAPKVSMSDKFVTDTKDHFVVGQTVIAKVMSTDEEKQRVLLNLKVSECSSGDSAAESFALLNQYFKELKEIRDLLRRGDPSICELVPGKGVHLVVQDVREDGSALFSGSSVTGLTVTATRYHLGDKNIAPGEKRKAVVLHVDALTSEVYVSLREELLKQRPKRRLRENSQHSAVVQHITEHFAIVSLLETGQLAAVPIACHFNDTFRFDSEKLGVGQTISITLKAVKENDHGVLLAVQGPAKKNVFVRVRNESETALEEMLPAVKHSLSPGDVVTGTVKSVKPTHVTVAIDDKLTGSIHASRILDEVPLGSFPTSTLKAGQKVTARVIGGRDVNTHRYLPITHPHFTQSIPELSIRPSEKEGEFTAMLNLKEDSSLKKLGLYNVGQTVTCFVKKYNMLKNWLEVEVGPDIRGRVPHLLLSLNTKVLKHPEKSFKNGQAISATVTGTDATETNLCLSLTGIQSLEQDTISVGMITKVTPHIGLTIALPGGKTGKVSIFHLSDTYTEDPLGKFKVGKIVRCYILSNENGKIQLSLRQSRLNPKVNSKVEDIEIVSIKDVKKGQLVRGYVKSITPSGVFFSLSTSLLGRILFQNVSPYFVQKHSLYEKYLPEGKLLTAKVLGVNRREKHIELSLLPEDTGMPSVLPESLGLPQYGAEEEKKEPDDEEKREEPKLKTKRRRGNSESGQEAKPKKRKICPAEENDSGIEVYYREEDEDDQEEEAAEKKSKVRKPGEAPRLQVSMGFTWDEDNAVDIPVLDQKEESSESEEEEDMQSKLKKQTKKEKELEKQKKEKELCKVEAALMDPSRQPQSADDFDRLVLGSPNSSILWLQYMAFHLQATEIEKARAVAERALKTISFREEQEKLNVWVALLNLENMYGTEETLMKVFERAVQYNEPLKVFQHLCDIYATSEKYKQAEELYHTMLKRFRQDKSVWLKYASFLLKQGQTEATHRLLERALKALPTKEHVDVISRFAQLEFHSGDTEHAKALFESTLSSYPKRTDIWSIYMDIMIKHGSQKEVRDIFERVIHLSLAPKKMKFFFKRYLDYEKKFGTAESVLGVKRAALEYVETKSSLADT; encoded by the exons ATGCTTGTACGTGGACAGAGAGTTCAG GTGAAGGCCTGTGTGCTGTCTGTACACCCCACGTCGAGGGCGGTGCGGCTGACGCTGCGCCCGCCCTTCCTGCACCCCGGGGGAGCCCCACGCCAGCTCCCCGGCCAGCGCATgggggcagtgctggaggaggCCACAGTGAAAGCCTTCTACAAGCAGTTTGGGGCTGTCTTTGAGCTTGATGACGGCACTCTTGCATTTGCACGG ttGAAGCATCTttcaaaaaccagaaaatcctTTAAACCTGGGGCATTTAAGGAAGGCTGCAAACATAAATGTCGGATCATAGACTACAGCCTGATGGATGAGATGTGTGTTGTATCTCTGAAACA TCAGATTATTGAAGCACGGTTTCTGCAATACCAGGATATCCACACAGGTGATGTGGTGCAG GGCAAAGTGCTCTCTCTAAAACCCATTGGGATGCAGGTGAAAGTGGCTGATGGGATTAGAGGACTTGTGCCATCCCTGCATCTCTCTGATGTGATCCTGAAGCAGCCTGAGAAGAAGTACAACATAGGAGATGAAGTCAAGTGTCGG GTCCTTGAGTGCAATCCTGAAGGAAAGAAGCTGATCCTTACTCTAAAGAAAAGTCTTGTCCAATCAAAGCTTCCAGTCCTCTCCAATTATGAAGATGCAAAACCAGGCCTGATTACACATGGCTTTGTAGTGTGTGCAAGGGAATTTGGCTGCATTGTGAAGTTCTACAATGATGTCAAAGGTCTGGTACCCAAGAATGAGCTGGGCTCAGATCCCATATCTTGTCCAGATAAAGTCTTCTATGAAGGCCAG gttCTTAAAGTAATGGTCTTAAAATGTGAGCCTCAGCAGGAAAGACTCCTGTTGTCCTTCAGATTATCAAGCAAGCCTGGCCCTGAGGGCAAATGGAAATGTACTCCAAAGGAGAAACAGGAAGTGAAATATCAAATAGGAGAG ATAGTTGATGTGAAAATCTTGAAGAAGAAAGATAATGGGTTAGAAGTTTCCATCTTAGAAGATGAAGACAACGTGGTAGCCTGGATCCCCACGCTGCACCTGTCTGACTTTGTTGCTACCTCCAAGCTCCTGTGGCACTGTCTTCAAGAGGGAGATGTCCTGCCCAGAGTCATGTATCTAAGTGACAAGGGAGAGCACATT ATCTTGAGCAGAAAGTCTGCAGTGATTTCTGCTGTACAGGAGGAGCAAGTTGTGAGAAGCTTCTCTGAAATCCAGCCTGGCATGCTGTTGACTGGTTATGTGAGGAATGTGATGCCCTTTGGAGTGTTTGTGGAGTTCCCTTTTGGTGTGACAGGACTGGCACCTAAAGTG AGCATGAGTGACAAGTTTGTGACAGACACCAAGGACCACTTTGTGGTTGGACAGACTGTGATTGCAAAGGTGATGAGCACTGATGAGGAGAAGCAGCGTGTGCTCCTCAATCTGAAGGTGTCTGAGTGCAGCTCAGGGGATTCTGCTGCAGAGAGCTTTGCCCTCCTGAATCAATATTTCAAGGAGCTGAAAGAAATCAGGGACTTGTTGAGAAGAG GGGACCCCAGCATTTGTGAGTTAGTGCCTGGGAAGGGAGTGCATCTGGTTGTGCAGGACGTGAGGGAGGATGGCTCAGCACTGTTCAGTGGCAGCTCTGTCACAGGCTTGACTGTAACTGCCACCCGCTACCATTTGGGAG ACAAAAATATTGCTCCTGGTGAGAAAAGGAAGGCCGTTGTTCTTCATGTGGATGCCCTCACATCCGAGGTGTATGTTTCTCTTCGGGAAGAACTGTTAAAGCAAAGACCCAAGCGA CGGCTCCGAGAGAACTCCCAGCACTCTGCAGTGGTGCAGCACATCACAGAGCACTTTGCCATCGTGTCTCTGCTGGAAACAGGCCAGCTGGCAGCTGTCCCCATCGCCTGCCACTTCAACGACACCTTCCGCTTCGACTCGGAGAAACTGGGGGTGGGACAGACAATCTCTATAACCTTAAAAGCAGTGAAGGAGAATGACCACGGGGTCTTGCTAGCAGTACAAGGCCCAGCCAAGAAGAATGTTTTTGTAAGGGTGAGGAACGAATCAGAGACGGCATTAGAGGAGATGCTTCCTGCCGTGAAACACTCGCTGTCCCCGGGGGATGTTGTTACTGGTACCGTTAAATCCGTCAAACCAACCCACGTCACTGTGGCTATTGATGACAAGCTGACAGGTTCAATCCATGCCTCCCGGATTCTGGATGAGGTGCCCCTAGGCTCTTTTCCAACTTCTACTCTGAAAGCTGGACAGAAAGTGACTGCTCGAGTCATTGGAGGCAGAGATGTGAATACTCACAG GTACCTGCCCATTACCCATCCACACTTCACACAATCCATTCCAGAGCTCAGCATTCGACCAAG TGAAAAAGAAGGGGAATTCACAGCAATGCTGAACCTTAAAGAAGACAGTTCCCTCAAGAAACTCGGACTGTACAATGTTGGACAGACAGTCACCTGTTTTGTAAAGAAG TATAACATGCTCAAAAACTGGCTGGAGGTAGAAGTTGGCCCCGACATTCGAGGAAGAGTTCCTCAcctgctgctgtctctgaaCACCAAG GTCTTAAAACATCCAGAAAAGAGCTTTAAAAATGGCCAGGCAATATCAGCTACAGTGACTGGAACAGATGCCACTGAAACAAACCTCTGCTTGTCACTCACAG GAATTCAGTCACTGGAGCAGGACACCATCTCTGTAGGCATGATAACAAAGGTGACTCCACACATTGGTTTGACCATTGCACTGCCAGGTGGGAAGACTGGCAAAGTCAGCATCTTTCACCTGAGTGATACTTACACAGAGGACCCTCTGGGGAAGTTCAAAGTTGGCAAGATTGTCAG GTGTTACATCCTCTCCAATGAGAATGGTAAAATCCAGCTATCTCTCCGGCAGTCCCG gCTAAATCCGAAGGTGAACAGCAAAGTGGAGGATATTGAAATAGTGAGTATTAAGGATGTTAAAAAAGGCCAGCTAGTGAGAGGCTATGTCAAATCGATTACTCCATCAGGTGTATTCTTCAG CTTGTCCACTTCTCTCCTGGGTCGAATCCTGTTCCAGAATGTTTCCCCGTACTTTGTACAGAAACACTCCTTATATGAAAAGTACCTGCCTGAGGGAAAACTGCTCACTGCCAAAGTGCTTGG TgtaaatagaagagaaaaacatATTGAGCTCTCTCTCCTGCCTGAGGACACTGGGATGCCAAGTGTCTTGCCTGAATCCCTAGGCCTACCACAATATGgtgcagaggaagagaaaaaagagccagatgatgaagaaaaaagagaagagccTAAGCTGAagacaaaaaggagaagaggaaactCTGAAAGTGGTCAG GAGGCAAAGCCAAAGAAGAGGAAGATCTGCCCAGCAGAGGAAAATGACAGTGGAATTGAGGTGTATTACcgtgaggaggatgaggatgaccAGGAGGAAGAGGCGGCTGAAAAGAAATCTAAG GTGAGGAAGCCTGGCGAAGCTCCCAGGCTGCAAGTTTCCATGGGCTTCACCTGGGATGAAGACAATGCAGTGGATATACCTGTGCTGGATCAGAAAGAAGAGAGCTCAgagagtgaggaggaggaggatatGCAGTCCAAG ctaaagaaacaaacaaagaaggagaaggagctggagaagcagaagaaggagaaggagctttGCAAAGTAGAGGCAGCTCTAATGGACCCGAGTCGGCAGCCCCAGTCAGCAGATGACTTTGACCGCCTGGTGCTGGGCAGTCCCAACAGCTCCATCCTCTGGCTGCAGTACATGGCTTTCCACCTCCAGGCTACAGAGATTGAGAAGGCCAGAGCTGTGGCAGAGAGAGCACTTAAAACAATCAGTTTCAG GGAAGAACAGGAGAAGCTGAATGTCTGGGTAGCTCTGCTGAACTTGGAGAACATGTATGGTACTGAGGAGACACTGATGAAGGTCTTTGAGAGAGCAGTTCAATACAATGAACCTCTGAAAGTCTTCCAGCATCTGTGTGACATCTATGCCACTTCTGAGAAGTACAAG CAAGCAGAAGAATTGTACCACACGATGCTGAAGCGTTTCCGTCAGGACAAATCCGTGTGGCTGAAATACGCCTCTTTCCTCCTGAAGCAAGGCCAGACTGAGGCTACACACAGGCTCCTGGAGCGTGCTCTCAAGGCTCTGCCCACCAAAGAGC ATGTGGATGTCATTTCAAGGTTTGCACAGCTGGAGTTCCATTCTGGGGACACCGAACATGCCAAGGCCCTCTTTGAGAGCACTCTCAGCAGCTATCCCAAGCGAACAGACATTTGGTCCATCTACATGGACATCATGATCAAGCATGGCAGCCAGAAGGAAGTACG GGACATCTTTGAGAGGGTCATACACCTGAGCCTGGCACCAAAGAAGATGAAATTCTTCTTCAAACGCTACCTGGATTATGAGAAGAAATTTGGTACAGCAGAAAGTGTCCTGGGTGTTAAAAGAGCAGCACTGGAGTATGTGGAGACCAAGAGTTCCCTTGCTGACACTTAA
- the PDCD11 gene encoding protein RRP5 homolog isoform X1, with amino-acid sequence MASMEENFPRGGIHKKPAEGKTPKPKLERDNLFDVQHEEKPQKRKRSQKDQGRQKKFKADKTAAAEDNIMNIGPLTIEVLSEGMLLLGCIKEVSDYELAISLPNGLSGFVPVTQISDAYSKLLTKQVAQGELLEELNSLPDMYSPGTLVRCIVTSIEKSADGRRSVKLSIDPKKVNKGLSSTALAAGMLLSGSVLSVEDHGYLIDIGVTGTYAFLPHQKAKNYIKAVKKGPDLKIGQNLNCLIVEVKNEGRVVCLSIDRSEVAASIASERQNWALSNLLPGLVVKARVQKVAPLGMKLTFLSYFTGIVDFMHMDPEKSMSYSPDQVVKACVLSVHPTSRAVRLTLRPPFLHPGGAPRQLPGQRMGAVLEEATVKAFYKQFGAVFELDDGTLAFARLKHLSKTRKSFKPGAFKEGCKHKCRIIDYSLMDEMCVVSLKHQIIEARFLQYQDIHTGDVVQGKVLSLKPIGMQVKVADGIRGLVPSLHLSDVILKQPEKKYNIGDEVKCRVLECNPEGKKLILTLKKSLVQSKLPVLSNYEDAKPGLITHGFVVCAREFGCIVKFYNDVKGLVPKNELGSDPISCPDKVFYEGQVLKVMVLKCEPQQERLLLSFRLSSKPGPEGKWKCTPKEKQEVKYQIGEIVDVKILKKKDNGLEVSILEDEDNVVAWIPTLHLSDFVATSKLLWHCLQEGDVLPRVMYLSDKGEHIILSRKSAVISAVQEEQVVRSFSEIQPGMLLTGYVRNVMPFGVFVEFPFGVTGLAPKVSMSDKFVTDTKDHFVVGQTVIAKVMSTDEEKQRVLLNLKVSECSSGDSAAESFALLNQYFKELKEIRDLLRRGDPSICELVPGKGVHLVVQDVREDGSALFSGSSVTGLTVTATRYHLGDKNIAPGEKRKAVVLHVDALTSEVYVSLREELLKQRPKRRLRENSQHSAVVQHITEHFAIVSLLETGQLAAVPIACHFNDTFRFDSEKLGVGQTISITLKAVKENDHGVLLAVQGPAKKNVFVRVRNESETALEEMLPAVKHSLSPGDVVTGTVKSVKPTHVTVAIDDKLTGSIHASRILDEVPLGSFPTSTLKAGQKVTARVIGGRDVNTHRYLPITHPHFTQSIPELSIRPSEKEGEFTAMLNLKEDSSLKKLGLYNVGQTVTCFVKKYNMLKNWLEVEVGPDIRGRVPHLLLSLNTKVLKHPEKSFKNGQAISATVTGTDATETNLCLSLTGIQSLEQDTISVGMITKVTPHIGLTIALPGGKTGKVSIFHLSDTYTEDPLGKFKVGKIVRCYILSNENGKIQLSLRQSRLNPKVNSKVEDIEIVSIKDVKKGQLVRGYVKSITPSGVFFSLSTSLLGRILFQNVSPYFVQKHSLYEKYLPEGKLLTAKVLGVNRREKHIELSLLPEDTGMPSVLPESLGLPQYGAEEEKKEPDDEEKREEPKLKTKRRRGNSESGQEAKPKKRKICPAEENDSGIEVYYREEDEDDQEEEAAEKKSKVRKPGEAPRLQVSMGFTWDEDNAVDIPVLDQKEESSESEEEEDMQSKLKKQTKKEKELEKQKKEKELCKVEAALMDPSRQPQSADDFDRLVLGSPNSSILWLQYMAFHLQATEIEKARAVAERALKTISFREEQEKLNVWVALLNLENMYGTEETLMKVFERAVQYNEPLKVFQHLCDIYATSEKYKQAEELYHTMLKRFRQDKSVWLKYASFLLKQGQTEATHRLLERALKALPTKEHVDVISRFAQLEFHSGDTEHAKALFESTLSSYPKRTDIWSIYMDIMIKHGSQKEVRDIFERVIHLSLAPKKMKFFFKRYLDYEKKFGTAESVLGVKRAALEYVETKSSLADT; translated from the exons GTCACGCAGATCAGTGATGCCTACAGCAAACTGCTGACCAAGCAGGTGGCCCAAGGAGAACTCCTGGAG GAGCTGAATTCGCTCCCAGACATGTattctccagggacactggtcAGGTGCATCGTGACCAGTATTGAGAAAAGTGCCGATGGACGTCGCAGTGTCAAGTTATCGATTGACCCCAAGAAGGTCAACAAGGGCCTGAGCTCTACAGCACTAGCAGCAGGCATG CTGCTCTCTGGCTCTGTATTGAGTGTGGAAGACCATGGCTACCTCATAGATATTGGTGTCACTGGGACTTATGCTTTCCTGCCTCATCAGAAAGCCAAAAATTACATCAAAGCAGTCAAGAAAG GGCCTGACTTGAAAATAGGCCAGAACCTGAACTGCCTCATTGTGGAAGTGAAGAACGAAGGCAGGGTGGTCTGTTTGTCCATTGACCGATCAGAGGTGGCTGCATCCATTGCCTCAGAGCGACAGAACTGGGCACTCTCTAATTTATTGCCAGGGCTGGTGGTGAAAGCTCGAGTGCAGAAG GTGGCTCCACTTGGGATGAAACTGACATTTCTGTCTTACTTCACTGGCATTGTGGATTTCATGCACATGGACCCAGAGAAATCCATGAGCTATTCTCCAGATCAAGTG GTGAAGGCCTGTGTGCTGTCTGTACACCCCACGTCGAGGGCGGTGCGGCTGACGCTGCGCCCGCCCTTCCTGCACCCCGGGGGAGCCCCACGCCAGCTCCCCGGCCAGCGCATgggggcagtgctggaggaggCCACAGTGAAAGCCTTCTACAAGCAGTTTGGGGCTGTCTTTGAGCTTGATGACGGCACTCTTGCATTTGCACGG ttGAAGCATCTttcaaaaaccagaaaatcctTTAAACCTGGGGCATTTAAGGAAGGCTGCAAACATAAATGTCGGATCATAGACTACAGCCTGATGGATGAGATGTGTGTTGTATCTCTGAAACA TCAGATTATTGAAGCACGGTTTCTGCAATACCAGGATATCCACACAGGTGATGTGGTGCAG GGCAAAGTGCTCTCTCTAAAACCCATTGGGATGCAGGTGAAAGTGGCTGATGGGATTAGAGGACTTGTGCCATCCCTGCATCTCTCTGATGTGATCCTGAAGCAGCCTGAGAAGAAGTACAACATAGGAGATGAAGTCAAGTGTCGG GTCCTTGAGTGCAATCCTGAAGGAAAGAAGCTGATCCTTACTCTAAAGAAAAGTCTTGTCCAATCAAAGCTTCCAGTCCTCTCCAATTATGAAGATGCAAAACCAGGCCTGATTACACATGGCTTTGTAGTGTGTGCAAGGGAATTTGGCTGCATTGTGAAGTTCTACAATGATGTCAAAGGTCTGGTACCCAAGAATGAGCTGGGCTCAGATCCCATATCTTGTCCAGATAAAGTCTTCTATGAAGGCCAG gttCTTAAAGTAATGGTCTTAAAATGTGAGCCTCAGCAGGAAAGACTCCTGTTGTCCTTCAGATTATCAAGCAAGCCTGGCCCTGAGGGCAAATGGAAATGTACTCCAAAGGAGAAACAGGAAGTGAAATATCAAATAGGAGAG ATAGTTGATGTGAAAATCTTGAAGAAGAAAGATAATGGGTTAGAAGTTTCCATCTTAGAAGATGAAGACAACGTGGTAGCCTGGATCCCCACGCTGCACCTGTCTGACTTTGTTGCTACCTCCAAGCTCCTGTGGCACTGTCTTCAAGAGGGAGATGTCCTGCCCAGAGTCATGTATCTAAGTGACAAGGGAGAGCACATT ATCTTGAGCAGAAAGTCTGCAGTGATTTCTGCTGTACAGGAGGAGCAAGTTGTGAGAAGCTTCTCTGAAATCCAGCCTGGCATGCTGTTGACTGGTTATGTGAGGAATGTGATGCCCTTTGGAGTGTTTGTGGAGTTCCCTTTTGGTGTGACAGGACTGGCACCTAAAGTG AGCATGAGTGACAAGTTTGTGACAGACACCAAGGACCACTTTGTGGTTGGACAGACTGTGATTGCAAAGGTGATGAGCACTGATGAGGAGAAGCAGCGTGTGCTCCTCAATCTGAAGGTGTCTGAGTGCAGCTCAGGGGATTCTGCTGCAGAGAGCTTTGCCCTCCTGAATCAATATTTCAAGGAGCTGAAAGAAATCAGGGACTTGTTGAGAAGAG GGGACCCCAGCATTTGTGAGTTAGTGCCTGGGAAGGGAGTGCATCTGGTTGTGCAGGACGTGAGGGAGGATGGCTCAGCACTGTTCAGTGGCAGCTCTGTCACAGGCTTGACTGTAACTGCCACCCGCTACCATTTGGGAG ACAAAAATATTGCTCCTGGTGAGAAAAGGAAGGCCGTTGTTCTTCATGTGGATGCCCTCACATCCGAGGTGTATGTTTCTCTTCGGGAAGAACTGTTAAAGCAAAGACCCAAGCGA CGGCTCCGAGAGAACTCCCAGCACTCTGCAGTGGTGCAGCACATCACAGAGCACTTTGCCATCGTGTCTCTGCTGGAAACAGGCCAGCTGGCAGCTGTCCCCATCGCCTGCCACTTCAACGACACCTTCCGCTTCGACTCGGAGAAACTGGGGGTGGGACAGACAATCTCTATAACCTTAAAAGCAGTGAAGGAGAATGACCACGGGGTCTTGCTAGCAGTACAAGGCCCAGCCAAGAAGAATGTTTTTGTAAGGGTGAGGAACGAATCAGAGACGGCATTAGAGGAGATGCTTCCTGCCGTGAAACACTCGCTGTCCCCGGGGGATGTTGTTACTGGTACCGTTAAATCCGTCAAACCAACCCACGTCACTGTGGCTATTGATGACAAGCTGACAGGTTCAATCCATGCCTCCCGGATTCTGGATGAGGTGCCCCTAGGCTCTTTTCCAACTTCTACTCTGAAAGCTGGACAGAAAGTGACTGCTCGAGTCATTGGAGGCAGAGATGTGAATACTCACAG GTACCTGCCCATTACCCATCCACACTTCACACAATCCATTCCAGAGCTCAGCATTCGACCAAG TGAAAAAGAAGGGGAATTCACAGCAATGCTGAACCTTAAAGAAGACAGTTCCCTCAAGAAACTCGGACTGTACAATGTTGGACAGACAGTCACCTGTTTTGTAAAGAAG TATAACATGCTCAAAAACTGGCTGGAGGTAGAAGTTGGCCCCGACATTCGAGGAAGAGTTCCTCAcctgctgctgtctctgaaCACCAAG GTCTTAAAACATCCAGAAAAGAGCTTTAAAAATGGCCAGGCAATATCAGCTACAGTGACTGGAACAGATGCCACTGAAACAAACCTCTGCTTGTCACTCACAG GAATTCAGTCACTGGAGCAGGACACCATCTCTGTAGGCATGATAACAAAGGTGACTCCACACATTGGTTTGACCATTGCACTGCCAGGTGGGAAGACTGGCAAAGTCAGCATCTTTCACCTGAGTGATACTTACACAGAGGACCCTCTGGGGAAGTTCAAAGTTGGCAAGATTGTCAG GTGTTACATCCTCTCCAATGAGAATGGTAAAATCCAGCTATCTCTCCGGCAGTCCCG gCTAAATCCGAAGGTGAACAGCAAAGTGGAGGATATTGAAATAGTGAGTATTAAGGATGTTAAAAAAGGCCAGCTAGTGAGAGGCTATGTCAAATCGATTACTCCATCAGGTGTATTCTTCAG CTTGTCCACTTCTCTCCTGGGTCGAATCCTGTTCCAGAATGTTTCCCCGTACTTTGTACAGAAACACTCCTTATATGAAAAGTACCTGCCTGAGGGAAAACTGCTCACTGCCAAAGTGCTTGG TgtaaatagaagagaaaaacatATTGAGCTCTCTCTCCTGCCTGAGGACACTGGGATGCCAAGTGTCTTGCCTGAATCCCTAGGCCTACCACAATATGgtgcagaggaagagaaaaaagagccagatgatgaagaaaaaagagaagagccTAAGCTGAagacaaaaaggagaagaggaaactCTGAAAGTGGTCAG GAGGCAAAGCCAAAGAAGAGGAAGATCTGCCCAGCAGAGGAAAATGACAGTGGAATTGAGGTGTATTACcgtgaggaggatgaggatgaccAGGAGGAAGAGGCGGCTGAAAAGAAATCTAAG GTGAGGAAGCCTGGCGAAGCTCCCAGGCTGCAAGTTTCCATGGGCTTCACCTGGGATGAAGACAATGCAGTGGATATACCTGTGCTGGATCAGAAAGAAGAGAGCTCAgagagtgaggaggaggaggatatGCAGTCCAAG ctaaagaaacaaacaaagaaggagaaggagctggagaagcagaagaaggagaaggagctttGCAAAGTAGAGGCAGCTCTAATGGACCCGAGTCGGCAGCCCCAGTCAGCAGATGACTTTGACCGCCTGGTGCTGGGCAGTCCCAACAGCTCCATCCTCTGGCTGCAGTACATGGCTTTCCACCTCCAGGCTACAGAGATTGAGAAGGCCAGAGCTGTGGCAGAGAGAGCACTTAAAACAATCAGTTTCAG GGAAGAACAGGAGAAGCTGAATGTCTGGGTAGCTCTGCTGAACTTGGAGAACATGTATGGTACTGAGGAGACACTGATGAAGGTCTTTGAGAGAGCAGTTCAATACAATGAACCTCTGAAAGTCTTCCAGCATCTGTGTGACATCTATGCCACTTCTGAGAAGTACAAG CAAGCAGAAGAATTGTACCACACGATGCTGAAGCGTTTCCGTCAGGACAAATCCGTGTGGCTGAAATACGCCTCTTTCCTCCTGAAGCAAGGCCAGACTGAGGCTACACACAGGCTCCTGGAGCGTGCTCTCAAGGCTCTGCCCACCAAAGAGC ATGTGGATGTCATTTCAAGGTTTGCACAGCTGGAGTTCCATTCTGGGGACACCGAACATGCCAAGGCCCTCTTTGAGAGCACTCTCAGCAGCTATCCCAAGCGAACAGACATTTGGTCCATCTACATGGACATCATGATCAAGCATGGCAGCCAGAAGGAAGTACG GGACATCTTTGAGAGGGTCATACACCTGAGCCTGGCACCAAAGAAGATGAAATTCTTCTTCAAACGCTACCTGGATTATGAGAAGAAATTTGGTACAGCAGAAAGTGTCCTGGGTGTTAAAAGAGCAGCACTGGAGTATGTGGAGACCAAGAGTTCCCTTGCTGACACTTAA